The Arachis hypogaea cultivar Tifrunner chromosome 16, arahy.Tifrunner.gnm2.J5K5, whole genome shotgun sequence genome contains a region encoding:
- the LOC112755115 gene encoding protein LYK2-like, whose product MIMTFLHMKALICFFFFVFVPTSGNDLLSCETTSPDASGYSCIQNNKSSIQCATFALIHTNPYFSSLSNLTHYLGLNRFVIAKSNGFSPENTEILSNDQPLLIPIDCKCSKHGFFYAELTKTTIKGESFHGIAESLEGLTTCKAIKDRNPGVSPSNLDGEFKLLIPLRCACPVSSSQEQRALLSYPVSKGDTVSNLASKFNVTIESIISTNNLSSSEGFETQSLTPFTCLLIPLLNNNPVAKPSNNPVISPHKKTKMWRTELCIGLAGVALGLFIASLVGFFFIRLKNKKQSVKNNNKCKELDMELQHLNLSVRTTSDKKVSFEVPHEGKILEAATPRKMFLETYTREEIRNATEDFSSSNHIEGPVFHGRLNGKNIAIKRTTNDVVSKIEFGLFHHSVQRHPNILMLLGTTSLLEGPDSYLVFEYAKNGSLKDWLHGGLAIKNQFIASCYCFLTWRQRLRICLDIAGALQYMHHVMIPSYVHRNIKSRNIFLDEEFGAKLGNFGMAMCAENETEDPHFYSTNPASWSLGYLAPEFVHQGVVSPSIDVFAYGVVLLEVLSGQTPISRPNDKGEGSVWLTDKIRSILASEKNASELREWVDSALGENYSFDAAFELANIARACVEDEASLRPSANEIVDKISRLVEEFPDGEHHMLITESSSKPLVNAV is encoded by the coding sequence ATGATCATGACCTTCTTACACATGAAAGCATTgatctgtttcttcttctttgtgtttGTCCCCACATCGGGGAATGACCTCTTAAGCTGTGAGACAACTTCACCAGATGCATCTGGCTACAGCtgcatacaaaataataaaagctCTATTCAATGTGCAACATTTGCACTCATTCACACAAATCCATACTTTTCTTCTCTCTCAAACCTCACTCATTACTTGGGACTTAACCGTTTTGTGATAGCAAAATCAAATGGTTTCTCTCCAGAAAACACTGAAATCCTCTCCAATGATCAACCCCTTTTAATACCAATTGATTGCAAGTGCAGCAAACATGGTTTTTTCTATGCTGAATTGACCAAAACCACCATCAAAGGTGAGAGCTTCCATGGCATTGCTGAATCACTTGAAGGCTTAACTACCTGCAAGGCCATAAAAGATCGAAACCCCGGCGTGTCGCCTTCGAATCTCGACGGAGAATTCAAGTTGCTGATTCCATTAAGATGTGCATGCCCAGTTTCATCTTCTCAAGAACAAAGGGCTCTGCTTTCTTATCCTGTAAGTAAAGGCGACACGGTTTCGAATTTGGCTTCAAAGTTTAATGTTACCATAGAATCCATAATTTCTACAAATAATTTATCATCATCAGAAGGGTTTGAAACTCAAAGCCTTACACCTTTTACATGTCTTCTGATTCCATTGTTAAATAATAATCCTGTGGCTAAACCCTCTAATAATCCTGTGATTAGTCCacataagaaaacaaaaatgtggAGGACTGAACTGTGTATTGGCCTAGCCGGTGTTGCACTTGGACTCTTCATTGCTTCGTTAGTGGGATTCTTTTTCATCAGATTGAAGAACAAGAAGCAGAGTGTGAAGAACAATAATAAGTGTAAAGAGTTAGATATGGAGCTTCAACATCTGAATCTCAGTGTAAGAACAACCAGTGACAAAAAAGTCTCATTCGAGGTACCTCACGAGGGGAAGATCCTAGAAGCTGCGACGCCTCGAAAGATGTTCCTTGAGACATACACAAGGGAGGAAATTCGGAACGCAACAGAAGACTTCAGCTCAAGCAATCACATTGAGGGGCCGGTGTTCCATGGCCGATTGAACGGCAAGAACATAGCAATAAAAAGAACAACGAACGATGTCGTTTCGAAGATAGAGTTCGGCCTCTTCCACCACTCAGTTCAACGTCACCCCAACATTCTAATGCTTCTTGGAACAACAAGCTTGCTAGAGGGTCCAGATTCCTACCTGGTTTTCGAGTATGCGAAAAACGGATCCTTGAAAGACTGGCTTCACGGTGGCTTGGCAATCAAGAATCAGTTCATTGCTTCATGCTATTGTTTCTTGACGTGGAGGCAGAGGCTCCGGATCTGCCTCGACATAGCCGGCGCCTTGCAGTACATGCACCATGTGATGATCCCAAGCTATGTTCATAGGAACATAAAGAGTAGGAACATTTTCTTGGATGAAGAGTTTGGCGCAAAACTTGGGAATTTCGGTATGGCAATGTGTGCTGAGAATGAAACTGAAGATCCACATTTCTATTCCACAAACCCTGCTTCTTGGAGCCTTGGTTATTTGGCACCTGAATTTGTTCATCAAGGTGTAGTTTCACCAAGCATTGATGTGTTTGCTTATGGGGTGGTTTTGTTGGAGGTTTTGTCCGGCCAAACACCCATAAGCAGGCCTAATGACAAGGGTGAAGGGAGTGTTTGGCTCACGGATAAAATCCGGTCGATTTTGGCGTCGGAGAAGAATGCAAGTGAGCTGAGGGAGTGGGTTGATAGTGCCTTAGGGGAGAACTATTCGTTCGATGCAGCTTTCGAATTGGCTAACATTGCAAGGGCTTGTGTTGAAGATGAGGCTTCTTTGAGACCAAGTGCAAATGAAATTGTTGACAAGATTTCAAGATTGGTGGAGGAGTTTCCGGATGGGGAACACCACATGTTAATCACCGAAAGCTCTAGCAAGCCATTGGTTAATGCTGTATGA
- the LOC140180256 gene encoding uncharacterized protein yields the protein MVNGPCGPYNKNSPCMKNGSCSKFYAKEFRQRTLIDEAEFFKYRRTDNGRTVKKRECVLDNKFIVSYNPELLLKFGCHINVEYTCQTSSIKYLFKYVHKGNDRVTATLYNAGDPSEATQVVDEIRNYYDCRYISACEAVWRLFGYEIQEKVWKSCHRM from the coding sequence ATGGTAAATGGTCCATGTGGTCCGTACAACAAGAATTCACCTTGCATGAAGAATGGTTCATGTTCAAAGTTCTATGCTAAAGAGTTTAGACAGCGAACACTCATTGATGAGGCCGAATTTTTCAAATATAGGCGTACTGATAACGGTCGAACAGTGAAAAAAAGGGAATGTGTACTAGACAATAAGTTCATTGTTTCGTATAATCCAGAATTGTTGCTCAAGTTCGGGTGCCACATAAATGTGGAATACACATGCCAAACAAGTTCTATTAAGTATCTATTTAAGTATGTACATAAGGGTAATGACCGCGTAACAGCTACTCTATACAATGCTGGTGATCCGTCAGAAGCTACACAAGTTGTTGATGAAATTAGGAATTACTACGATTGTAGGTACATTTCAGCATGTGAGGCGGTCTGGCGTCTATTTGGATACGAAATCCAAGAGAAAGTTTGGAAATCATGTCATAGAATGTGA